DNA from Plasmodium cynomolgi strain B DNA, chromosome 12, whole genome shotgun sequence:
tccccccttccaTTTACACGTGCGTTATTGTATTATTTGGATGTGATGACGCCCCTCTCCTTTTGCATCCACCCCTCTCCGTTTGTACCCACCCCTCTCATGAGGACccgcctctttttttcgacCCCCCAGAAAAGCACCGCCGAAGACGAAGCCGTAACCCTAATTGAACAGAACActaaggaagaaataaaaaaatacaaggAGCtgtttaaaaagaacaaagatCAAGTAGCTCAGTTTGTGTTCGATAAAGTATTCACCGTCGATTTGACAATTCCAGATTGCACCCAGAAGTCGCTTTAACGTACCGAGTCCTGTCCCCTTAATTGGCCACCACGTGTAATACGTTCTTTGGAGAGGGAGGTGCttaaggggggagaaaagcACCCATGGGACGGGGATGAACCAACCCAGCGCACCCCCCGCATGGATGAACGCAATAAGCACATGCGcgtgtatgtgcatatgtatgtgcgtatgtatgaacgtatgtacgtatgaaCGTATGTACGCGCGCGTGTATGTAGTTACGTGTTCCCTGTGAGCACTCTACCCCGAATTGGGAAGACCGCGGGAAAAGCCCCCATGGAGGAGGGGCTAGCTACTCTCACCCCTTTGGAACGCCACCCAAATGGAACGAAGCAGCATTAATTGCATACGTGTAGTGTGTCACGGGGAAAGAGGAAGCAGATAGATCGTTGTgatttccccctcctctgaGCATCCCAAGTGATGAACGTGTCGAGGATGCCTTTTCTACACACAAGCACGTGGAGGCAAACATTTTTGGTGCAGCCCAGAATCGTGGCAGTGGGGTTAAACAGCGATTTTGCGCTTCGTTCAGCGGAATCCTCgcacacctttttttgttatccctttttttaccaatgttcattttttccctttttttgtcatcacCCCCCTGAGGTATACCTTTTTTCCTGggtgggaacaaaaaaaaaataaagaaaaaaaaaaaaaaaaactaaaaaattacGTACGAGACGACAANNNNNNNNNNAAAAATTTATTCCCGAGAAGGCACAAATGGGTAATAATTAGCCAACCACTTCGTACACTCTGTAAACGTTTGCAACTCTCCAGGTGTTTGGTCACCCCTACGTACAATTATACTGCCCTTGTTGCGCTGCTCCTATGGGTGGGAAAGCAACAGTATACCCTTGCATACGGAATATACTCTTCGCGGGCATAGCCAAACAGCCATATGGGGAGGAAAGCGGTCATtgcaagagaaaaaaaaaaaaaaaaaaaaaggccatgCGGACTTCACAAACAGGAAACAACAGCAAAAATgttcgtaaaaaatgaagagagaTATTCCttcatgaaaatttttacaaattaacATAATGAAAAACtttgcgtaatttttttttttttttttttgtaaaatgggGGTTAgcaaaaatacacaaaatcTGTAGCACGATGAGGGGGAAATTCACTACATCACATTGCGAGGGGGGCCTCGGTTCCGGCCGCTGAACAAAGCGTGGCGTTTACCCCTTCCTGCTTACCTCCATGCCGAGGTTGGGCAGACGGAAAGCAGTAAGGCAAGGCGATACGATCGACCTGCGCCTTTTCTCATGCCGCAGTAACCAAGCTGTGcagcatatgtatatgtagtagtagcagtagtagcggtagtagtagtagtagcggtagtagtagtagtagtattGTACCCACCAAGTATACATGAGCTCCTACTCCCAGTGCAGCAGTGCTTTACCTCGCATGGGTAATAAGTTGAGCGGGCCCCTACTGCCCACCCGGTTGGTTCTCACATTCCCTTGCCCACCTTCGCAGCGCAAATTGAGAGCGCAGCGGGCAATCTCTTCTCCCTTGgcgcattttattttgcacaatggggaaaagaaaaaaaattgcccccCCCGCCCACAATTGATATACGATATACCAACTCGCACCTTTCATGTGCCATATGGATGTGCTGCCAGCTTTTTGTGCCTCCTTCCAATagctatataataatatatatgtatgtataccCCAGCCCTATGACGCCAAAAAAAGTGCGCTCGTTTTTTTCGCACAGCCCAAGTGCAgcaacgtaaaaaaaaattaattcacaaagggggaaggcGCACGATATGCCCACTCTTTTAGCAAAACGAATGCCGGAAAAATTGCCAATAAATAGAAGCGAcaatttggggaaaaaaaaaaaaaaatccgcagtgaaaaaattaacagaaaaagagaaagttGATACAAATTGCTTTTCCAAATCGTatgcgaaaaggaaaaccaaAAGGAGAGGAGCCTTTGAAGTGTTATGCTGGCACTCTGCTGAAACTCTGCTGACAACGCGCGGATACGCTGCTGCTACTCTGCTGCTACTCTGCTGCTACTCTGCGGTTACTCTGCTCCTATTCTGCCCCTACTTCTTGTGaaaccccctttttttttcccatttttttgatacgttttttcaaaatgaaaaccaTCGTGTCATCGCAGAAGGTCATCATTCCCGAAGGAGGTAAGAAGAGCTAGTCGAACAGAATGAGTTATTGAGAGGGATGGGCACCTTCGCCTTCGCCTTCGTGGCAGAGGTGGGGCACCATCACGGGGAGCGAGGCGTGTCACGAGAGGAGCGTGAACTCTCATGGCAGAGGAGAAGTTAGGGGAGGAGTAAGAACAGGCAAAAATAGTTGAAGGAGAAATGCTCCCCTCTCGCCAAAGTAGCTGGAAGCGCGTGAGCGCCCGTGCGAACAATTAGCGAAGTGGATGCCCCACGGGGTTACCAGTGCGCACACGGCCCCTGTGCTTACATGCACGCACGGATGCATGTATGAGTGCTTCGCATACGTTGAAGAAGTGCGCCACACGTCGCTCCCCTACGCACTCCCCTACTCCACCGCTAACTGCGCTAACTGCGCTAACTACGCTAACCCCGCTAACCAACTCCGctaccccccctttttgcgcagTCCAAGTGGCGATAAACTCCAGGAAGGTGACTGTGACGGGAAAGTACGGCACACTGAAGAGGTCCTTCCGACATCTCCCAATCGATGTGCGCCTGAATAAGCTAAAGAAGTACATCAAGGTGGTGATGTGGTTCGGAGTCCCTGACCGATTGGCATGCATTCGAACAGTATGcacacatttaaaaaatatgtttacaGGAGTGACCAAAAAATTCCTCTACAAAATGAGACTTGTACATGCTCACTTTCCAATTAACTCCAACATCGTGGATAATAACAAGTCTATTGAAATAAGAAATTATTTGGGAGAAAAACGGGTTCGATTTGTGAAGGCTTTACCTGGGGTGCTTATTGAGAAATCACCAAATGTCAAGGATGAAATTTATGTCAGTGGTGCTGATATTGAGAACGTTTCCCTTACGGCAGCTTTAATTCATCAGTCCGTTTTGTGTAGAAATAAAGATATTCGAAAATTTTTGGACGGAATTTACGTTTCGGAAGTGACTACTGTTGAGAAGGACGAGTAAAGGAACAGAGGAAgggtgtgtatgtgtgtggggTGGAGTAACCCTTTCCAGCGTGCATATAGAAGCGATTCCTACTGCGGCAACGATTTGTTTTCGGACCAGTGCCTTCGCCGCGACAACGAAGTTCACCTCCCGTACATGTTCGCGATGACCGTTGCGTTAGGCCGTTGCGTTAACCCTTCGTGCATGCGCTACTACACGTGCGTTGTCCCATGCCTGTGCATGCCCCTGTGCACGTGCTACCTTTTTAACTCTGCCCCTTAATTAAACCCTAAGTAGaactccaattttttattttaaaaacgtgcAACAACTAAGTGGTACGTCGCGGCTGTGTCAAAGGATGACGACCTAGTACGGCCGTAAAAATGCGCAATGGTGGGCTTACGAACAGTGCAGCGTCATAACCACGGGAAAGGTCTTTGGAGGGggttccttcttttttggcAATTACCCCCAACGGGGCAGCTTCAACTTGTAGGTACTACCTCTAAGAGGTGTTAGCAGCGGTGCTTCTCTTCTGTGGCGTAACTATACCTCCTTCTATaaagacttttttttcaccaccaGCTCTGCGCATCAAATACAATATTATTTGGGCACTCAAAAGAAATGCGCCAAGGGGGGTGtagggggagaagcgcagaagaaaaatgctCCACATTGTGCAATTCAAatgcatgcatttttttttttttttttttgcatgtaaCTGCCCGTTGTTGTGAAACACTGACGCGTATTCTCTTTTTCCCTCCGAACGACCATCGTCCTTGTTTGCACGCACGGTGTAAATTTTGCCCAACGGGGAACTCCCAACGGGGGAAACGCCCTTCCGGTTGTGGAAAATGACTTACAACAGGTTGCAGCACACAGGATTATCGGAAGGAGGAACAACCGAATAGCAGAATAGCAGAATAACCGAATAGCAGAATAACGGCTTACCGCTCACCGCTCACCACTCACCGCGCATctcccccccatttgtgcaaaaaaactTTAAAACACACTGAGGcttgaaaagggaaagactTCTCCCCGCcctgccccattttttctctccccgcACGTCGAACGACATGATGAAGTGCGCGTACTTCCCGCACCTCCTGTGCCTACTGGGTCTCCTACACCCCTTTGCAACCGTTGCATTAAGAACATCACGCCTTCATATGAAGAAGCACAAGGGGTACCAGTTTTTAACCCCCCGAGTGGAActttttcccaaaaaaagaacaagcgcgaaaaaatatgaccaaggagtggggaaaaatttaaatgaaaagctATTCGCagtggaagaaaacaaaaatgaagaaattgatGGGAAACACATCTCGTCTGTCATGTCATACGATACTGGTGACAACATCAACattgagaaaataaaaactataCTTCCACATAGGTACCCATTCCTCTTGGTTGACAAAGTAATCCATGtagaaaggaataaaaaaataattggcATCAAACAAGTTTCCGCTAATGAACAATTTTTCAATGGCCATTTCCCTGCCAAGGCTGTTATGCCTGGCGTTTTACAAGTAGAAGCCTTAGCCCAGTTGGGGGGGATACTATGTCtcacaaatgaagaaaatagtGGGAGggacaatttatttttattcgcGGGGGTGGACGGCGTTCGCTGGAAGAAGCCAGTCCTTCCAGGTTAAATCACTTTGCGAGCACATGTATACAAGTGTGTGCGCAACTCCTGTCTGCGTCGCAGTTTGGGAATAActgcatgtaaaaaaaaaaaaaaaaaaaaacagtgatAAGTGCAAATCCTTTATGTTGCAACTTTGAGGGCGCGCCAAATCAGCAATATTCCTTCATTCGTAAGACGTTGCGGTGATGGAACTATTTGGGTTGTGCCCCCTCGCAGCAAAACCGCAGCTGAGATATTTACACGTACAccgcgccatttttttttctgaactgttcaggcgACACACTCGTAATGGAAGTGGAGCAAATTTCCTTCAAGCCCACCCTCGGGGTCGCCAAATTGCGGGGGTGCGCTTACGTGGGTGGCCACGTTGTTCTGAAGGTTGCCGAAATGACCTTCGCATTAGCAAGATGAGGCAGTTAAAGGAGAGACAACTGTTTTAATCGAATTCGTTTAAGAATCTAGACCATGGGAAGGGGAGTAGCGGGGACAAAGTAGCATCTGGCTCCTTCAGCCCATTTTGGACATCACTGACAGATCTGCggggaaaggggggaagaacggATGGGCCACCGTATCTCCAAACAAAGTTGTCCCAATGAGCACGCCAGCCGATTCGTTTGCGCGTGTATGtgcttatatatatgtatatgcatgtttattttattattttttttttttccctaccaCCATACACCCTGCACAACGCCGTTGCAGcttttacctgaacaaaaaaaaaaaaaaaaaaaaaatggctagctgttTGTCCCCCTAGCTAGCGCTCACAATTACAATTTATCCGAATTCGCTCACACTTGTTTATTGCCTCCAACTCGCATGCTTGCAGAGGAAGCGGAACAGCTCTCCTTCGTATTGTGAGCAATTACCACTTCCCACACGGCTGAAGTGGCCATAAAGAGGGTTGAAAAGACGGGGTACGGCAGTTTGCACGTGTACTGAGAGGTGGGTGAAGGGGGACAATAAATGGGGGaaccaaaaaggaaggcatACTCAATAAGATAAGTAGTGGACCACATGGTAAACGCACTGCCAAAAAGAGCAATGACGTGAGTGATCCTCTGACAGTCAGCCATTTACTCTTTTCTGTGCTTTTCGCGCCTTACCGGGAAATTCTTCAAAGCGCATACATGCACGGGCCCAATAAAAATGCAGGCACACAGGATGGCCATCATGCTAGTTACGACGTGTGTTGtcaccaaaaaaatgtcGTAGGCAAAGTCTGCTCCTCCCCGAACGTACGTGCAGATGTTCATCATGTTCTGCGAGGAACAAAGGAAAGACATCGCGAATTGAAATGGCCATTCGAAGGGAAAACAATCATTTGGCTAAGTCcacaaaaaggcaaagcaATTATTCATCAcctccaattttttgcactCCGCTTCGGTGTTGCATGGCGTGTCtgttaaggggaaaaaaaaaagaaaaaaagaaacgcaaAAAGGGGTGTACACACAGAGCAGCTACTTTAATAGgtcctttttgttaaacTTCTCATGACGGTCAGGAGCGCCTCACGATTTTCCATCATGGGGACGCTCCCCGTCTTCTTATCATTCCACGCTGTTATGTTCAAGTGTGTCATTTTAAGAATGTGTCTActctctttaaaaaaaactatgcTTCTCCTGCAAGTTCACACACTTCTATCACATTCGAATTTGCACGTCATACCTGCGTTTAAATCCTTTGAAGTTTGCAAATGGGGTGAATTCATCAGTGGGAATAAACCCACGACGATAAAccaaaaatgatattttgtttttccaagTAGAGTTTATATACGCGGTATGCGTGTATGGGGGCAAAGAAGACAACGAGAAATGCATCCAACAGTAgacgtatgcatatgcgcGTGTGCCCCTATGCCATGTGCACGAACGCATAAAGCGCCAGTCGGGCTGcttaacaaaaaagacaaacacGTCTCAGTTACCAGCACCTGGGGCTTCAACTCCATGACCTGTTTGTACTGATCAAAGTTTGGCGTAACATACGTGGCTTCAATCTCTTTTAGCTTAACGAATTGCTGCTTGATCAAATTGACCATCGACTTGGCCAAAACCTTTTTGGAGTCCTTCGAGTTCTGCACGTTTGTCGGTAGGGGCGTGGGTGCGAAGTGAACGCGAAGTGAGCACACAATGAACGCCCAGTGAACACGTAGTggatgtgtaaaaaaaaggggggcagaaaaaagaagcgaaaagaaaaagactAACATCGTTCATCAAACTTTCATATTCCTGAATGAACCTATTCCCTGCGTACTTCTTCATTGCCACCTGaaggaaatggaaaaaaaaattcatgcaGATAGATGAAGGCTATGCTTATGGAAAACAATTATGTGTGTCATTAAACGGGTAGTAACAAAATGCACCATGAAAGTGTACATCTGCCTGTTTCGTATTTATGCCCATGCGCAGGGCTCTCTAAACTCGAAATAAACTGTGGGTCACCTTTaaatcttcttcctccactggGGTCAAGTAGGTGTCCCTGGacgtagtaaaaaaaaaaaaaaaaaaaaaaaaaaaaaaagttgtcaCGATAGGTATGTGCCATTTGGGTTGTACATTCTTTCATCCCTGAgttactcatttttgtaattccgCATGATTTCCCTAAAAGGTTAGGCAGAAGTTGTTTTGGTGTATAAAGAAGTGGgtgtataaaaatggggTATGGTGGGGTGAGGGTGCACACATAAGCTGGGAACATTATTTGCTGCCCTCCTTGTCACCTCTTTATGCGAACCTGAACACTTGGACATCCCTGTCTAATTAGGTACACAGAAGAAGGGATAAATGAAGATGTGTTGATGTGCCCATCTTACATGTTAGCGCGATGAGAGGCACGTAGAGGGACACCGCTCGTAGGTAGACATTTCCTAACCTCCGTAGTCCTCCCGTAGATGCCTCTCCACGGCTTTAGTAACTAGTGAAGAattgcaaaggggggggagggaaagaGAAGCATTAGGGGAAAGGGTTCTACGGTGAAGAAGTTGGGCTGgattgggggaaaaaatttcccttcgccatttttttcattttcgcatATTTCCGCATTTCGATATTTCCTCATTTCCACATTTCctcatttccattttcccaCATTTggttattttaatttttcccttttcccagATTACACTCTCGCGGAAATGCGCTCTTGCTGAACAGGGACAGGCAAAAGGACGCCTCCAAAAAGATGAGCAAGCAAACCAGGAGCAGTCCCTGCGTGCGCCTCTTCATGGTGATGACAGGAAGGACCAACAGGTGATAAGCGCGCACGACGggggtaacaaaaaaaaaattgaagtcaAAATGGGTGCAGGCAAAATTGAGGTGAAAATTAAAGCCAAAATTGAAGCCAAAATTGGTGCAGACGAAATTAGGCGCCACGAAGGGATGTTTTCctaaaaaggagtaaaacTGTTTGACGTAGAGCGAAACAGAGCGGACGGACGATACACTTTGCGAAGCTGAACAAAGCGGCACGTGGAGGGTTACCTGCTCGAGACTGTCCACCCTGTAACTCTTTCTTCGCTCCCTCCCTACACACACAggcgcatatatatgcatacgtgtGAACCTCCCCCCTGTACGTACACCTTACGCGGTCTATTTCTTTGGCTCCGCACCGGAGCAAATTTAACCGTTGGATGAGCACCAAATGGATGGGAAAATGAACCCTAGTGCGTTTTCTTTGTCCTCCACAAATGAGTCACCCTCTGTGTGATGGAGATACGAGGGATGTGAAAGAGTTCCACGTGGAGAGCTTCCCCCCTTCACCCCGTCGAAATTAAttcgttttaaaaaagggaacgaaTTTTTCCCACCGCACAAGCGCTGCCCAAAGTACGCGTCATTAACATTGTTCGCAACGTAGTGCCTGCGTAGCGGGATTATTGGCCGCCTCGGCAAAAAGGACGTAGCAAATGGAAtggcgcaaaagggggagaaaaaaaaaaaaaaaaaaacgaaaagtgATTAAATGTACATGGAGAATGATGGATGGTTGGGGCAAAACAACATTTGGGAACTGCTCACCCACGCACCAGCGACACGTTTTCCTATGGGTAAAACATCGTCCCTCCTGGGTCTACCATCGACAAACATtcgggggggagaggcacgCATACTGGCATATACACATCCGAGTATTGGTCAGCCTAACCCCAAATGGACGAAGAACTGTCAAATGTGAGTAACACCACGCATCAGATCAATCCTTTTGTCCACtctcctcaaaaaaaagaatttcttgtcaaaaaaaaaaaaaaaaagatatcaCGAGTTAACTGCCTTATCTATGAGATATAAGTCATATTGGATCTTCCAGTTCTTCGTTCCGCTGCTTTTCATTATGGGGTCGTAAAAGCTCTTTACGTCACAGCTTGGGGCTGACTCGAACAGCAGTTCCTCTGCGTATCGTTCTTTGTCCACCTGCGGGGAGGGAGGGGCGGAATGAGACAGCGCAGTAAAGGGGTGAAGTACGCTGGTGGAGTAACCTGTGCGAGTACACACATCCATTCGAACGTTCGCATGTAGGGGCGGAACCACCCCCCCAAGCTGTCGAAATGACCCCAATTGAAAACCCTTTTGGGGGCCCTACCTGCCGTATGTACTGATACATACATAGGGGGATGAAGACGGGGAGCATGGTCCGGCAGAAGGTCCCTGCCTTGATCACATGCTCAATCAGCCGCTTGGGTAATTTCTCATAAcgaaagaaattaaaaaatgaagtgaacGGAAAAAAGTTAATCATTTTGACACACGGGGgaaggaaaggggaaaacactGTCTctctgcaaaggggggggaaaaaaaaagtgaagcgATTGTTATGGTAAAGAATTACACAGTTCTTCTTTGTATGCTCTCACGAAATGGAAGCAAagcagccttttttttttttttttttttttttttcattttctccgtTTTGTTCTCCCTGGGCGGGACGCTATTATGTAGGCGACTACTCAGCGGCGGTACCTCCCCAGTCGTTTTCCAACCTTGTGTAACGCGCGAactgtcaaaaaaaaaaaaacaccttaCAGTGTGAGAAATATCACATCCTCTTCTCTTACCTTCTTCGTTTCTGCAAAAAGGACgttaaaaagaaacgaaTTGGCTTTCTTCTAAatcttatgttttttttttttcttactcAACAATGAGTTAGCCAAAAGagggaggtaaaaaaaaaaaaaaaatgctcactATATCTTAACCCATCTTGGAAGggtgcggaaaaaaaaaaaaaaaaatcaccttcTGCTTAATTCCACCCACAACAGACCAAACAGGACCAAGCGGTACTCCTTGCAGTGAAGACCGCTTTTATGTTCCtctaatttttgtattttttcgcTGAGAACTCTgtgtagagaaaaaatatgaatatcttttttttcccccttcagtctttcctttcccccttgTCCCGTCCGCGTAGCTGTGCATACCGTACAGTTTGGCACATGCTCGACAGACCCTCCAGCTAACGGAGTTCCCTCTCCCCTCACGCCGCACCAACCAGGTGTACGCATCCCCCCGCGTACACTTAAATTTTGAGAAGCGGGTAAGCGGGGAAGCGACCTATGCGCAAGTTTGCCACGCGCAGTGAaggcacatatacatatgtgtacattcgTTTACCTCGCGAGGACGGGGAACACGTCAGGTCAGGGAgactcccccccctgcacacGACGTAGACTTAACCAAACGTACGTGACTGCTCACGATAGGGGAGTTGCCCTAACTAAAGGTGAACTAAGTAATCTCCACCTCTTAGcgttcaaattttttgctccaACGAGTTGTTGCCCCACGCGAGGCGAACTTTCCATGGGAAGGAGGCAGTACCAGGTTGGAAAAAATCCCCCTCGTTTAGTTCCCCCCCAAGGAGGTGTTTTCTCCCTGCATGCGCGAAGAGAAGTGCGCACTGTGGGAGGCCCCCGCTTTGTTCAGCGCGGAGCGGTTCGGCGTGGTACAGCTCGGCGTGGTTCATTTCGGCGTGGTTCATTTCGGCGTGGTTCATTTCGGCGTGGCACGGTCAGTTCCTCTTTTCCGCTCAACCGGATGTGTTCTTTTCCCACCCCCGTACACAGCACACAGATCGGGGGGAAGAGAACGGAGAACGGAGAACGCAATTTGGCGTCCCCGGTGAGAAAGTAGTTCACTCCTTTGCATTcctttctgaatttttttttttttttttttttctaccagTTTGACGTTACATCttagcagtttttttttttttttttttctcacaacttaaaaggaaggaaaagtaATTCATCCATGGTGTAAAGACTACCAATTGGTTAccttatttttgcttcctcttttttgcttccccctttctgcGTCCTCCTTcttgcttccccctttctgcGTCCTCCTTcttgcttccccccttctgcttccccctttctgcttccccccttttgctccCCCCCAATGGATTGCTTAAACAAATTCGACGCGAACCACCTAGCCGCGG
Protein-coding regions in this window:
- a CDS encoding 60S ribosomal protein L9 (putative), with the translated sequence MKTIVSSQKVIIPEGVQVAINSRKVTVTGKYGTLKRSFRHLPIDVRLNKLKKYIKVVMWFGVPDRLACIRTVCTHLKNMFTGVTKKFLYKMRLVHAHFPINSNIVDNNKSIEIRNYLGEKRVRFVKALPGVLIEKSPNVKDEIYVSGADIENVSLTAALIHQSVLCRNKDIRKFLDGIYVSEVTTVEKDE
- a CDS encoding beta-hydroxyacyl-ACP dehydratase precursor (putative): MKKHKGYQFLTPRVELFPKKRTSAKKYDQGVGKNLNEKLFAVEENKNEEIDGKHISSVMSYDTGDNINIEKIKTILPHRYPFLLVDKVIHVERNKKIIGIKQVSANEQFFNGHFPAKAVMPGVLQVEALAQLGGILCLTNEENSGRDNLFLFAGVDGVRWKKPVLPGDTLVMEVEQISFKPTLGVAKLRGCAYVGGHVVLKVAEMTFALAR
- a CDS encoding hypothetical protein (putative), encoding MKRRTQGLLLVCLLIFLEASFCLSLFSKSAFPREYRDVQVFRDTYLTPVEEEDLKVAMKKYAGNRFIQEYESLMNDNSKDSKKVLAKSMVNLIKQQFVKLKEIEATYVTPNFDQYKQVMELKPQVLVTETCLHAMQHRSGVQKIGGDE
- a CDS encoding hypothetical protein (putative), translated to MNHAEMNHAEMNHAELYHAEPLRAEQSGGLPQVLSEKIQKLEEHKSGLHCKEYRLVLFGLLWVELSRRETVFSPFLPPCVKMINFFPFTSFFNFFRYEKLPKRLIEHVIKAGTFCRTMLPVFIPLCMYQYIRQVDKERYAEELLFESAPSCDVKSFYDPIMKSSGTKNWKIQYDLYLIDKAVNS